The DNA window ACGACCTCTCCCAGGGATAGCCACCAAGAAGGAGGAACTCCCAAAACGGATTCAACCCCTGGAGGAAAAGACTCCCCCGAGAGTCCCACaacgaaaaaagggttagaaaaaatccccccaagaaaaatacacataaaGATGATGagtacaaaaaggaatatcaaaaagggagagaaaagaGGACCGTGTGATGAAGCAATGAAAGATGGAATGGGAGGAACAGTCACCTCAGTTCTTCCCCCTCGCAGTGCACTCCTCACGGAAGTTATGCAAAGAAGCAACGTTCCTGATAGTAGCCGTTGTTTAGGACAAAGCAGCCAAGAGGTGTCTCTGCAGGAGGAGCTTATTCAGAAAGAAAGATGCCATGtcgaggggaaaaaggagagaagcaTAATAAAGGGGGGTGCGGAGTGGGGGGAATGGAGAGACGAACCAAACGAGAGAACTAGCATAGGGATCGAACCCGAAACGGTATACATAGTGAAGGGCGAAAGGGGtgataaaatgaaatgggCGGAGGAGCAATTAAAAGAGGACTCGCTCAGTGTAGACGATGTAGAGAAATTTCACCAAACGTATTATGCGGACAAATCGGAGTTCCCCTTAGGAGGGTTAAGTAGTGGTAGCGGCGGAAGCGGCAGTGAGCGCAGTGACAGCAGTGGTAGCAGCGGCAGTGGCAGTGTTCGATgtgggaggaggaggggggacTCGGGCCTGCAACAAACAACGGGGGGAGTGCCAAAGAATTACGTTGAGAGTGGAAGCGAcgaggaaggaagaagccaACGCAAGGGAAACGACCCCAGTTGCGGAAAATTTTCGTTCTCACTTAACTTGGAGAAGTACGTGGCAGATCATCGGATAAATAGGATCAATTTGAAAAGGAGCCTCTTTGGTGGTAACCAGGAGGGGGAACACAAATCGGGGTGCAAATCGGAGTGCAAATCGGGGTGCACATCAGGGTGCGATCCTCGTGGAACCCAATGCGACAGTGCACCAGCAAGTGCTCACATGGGAGAGGTCCTTGCGGGAAACCCAGACACACGAACGGTTGAGCAGAATGAAGGTAACGTCCCCCCTCAGAGGAAAAGACAAATTACGTGGAGCACACAAGAAATGAACAACAAAAGTGTTaagtcgattttttttaaatgtaacgAAAGAGAGGTAATTAATGtcagggaaagaaaaagtgtcACTAATGACGTGAAGCAAGACGTACATCACTTTAATAGGATAAAAGGTGCATACTCAGATtacgaagaaggaaaagcttGTTGGAGTTCCCCATTTGATAAGGACACCACAGATCAGGACTGTTCATCCTTACGCGTCAATGAAGGAAGGGTCGAACTTGGGTCAATCGTAGAAAATTTCTTCCTAAGCAaaattgaaggaaaaaaaaaaaaaaacctaccTCTTCAGAGCGGTCTCCATGAATGACATTTATGGGAGTCTCTTTCCGCATAGCAGAGGATGTGCTAGCTTTGGTAAGGAGGGAGatggttgtaaaaaaaaacttaacaTTGGTGGTGGTAGTCCCTCTCCTCACTTGGTTGGAAACAGTAACAAGTGCATGCTTCCACACTTATTGAGCAGGACGAAAAGTTTGGTTTTTCGACGGGGAAGAAGTGACTGCGGTGGGGGGACACTCACTCAGGGAGTTCCCACTCTCAATGGAGGCAGAAACGTAATCGACAAAATGACACACCATCCTGGCACACTACATGAAGGAagcttatttaaaaaaggaaaaactccAATTGGTTTATCTCGACCATCACTACTACTTCCTATGAGGGACGTAGCGGTGTGGCCAAACaaagtaaatattttcaggAGGTCTAAAAGTTGTTCCATACTTAAGGGGAATGCCTTGGAACGAGATTGTGTGAGTGACGCGGCGAGGGAGAAGTCGGTCGGGAAGGCGGTTTGGACGGCTACCATGGGGGCTACCATGGCGGCTGCGAGAACGTCAGTGGGAGAGTCCACCAACACCGGTACACCTGTGAAGCGCAGTTCCCTGACCTGCGGAAAGACCCTCGGGGAAAGCTACGCCATTCATAAGAGACTCGAGAAAAGTGTGCAGACCCAGGCGAGTAGCTGCTTGTGGAGCCCCTGTTTTCTGTTTGAAAGCGGTGTCAAGGAGTGACACTCGGTGGATGCGTGCAAATGGGCTAAACGGAGAAGCACTCAACTAGCGTAAGTGGGCTACCTGGCTGGACGTGAGTTGCAATTCGCAAAgagggaaggagaaaacaacGAACCGTCTCCAAGATGTGCAACCTGCGCGCGATCTTATTATAGGTGGGGGAGGTTTTCCTTCAGCCTTGCATCAACGGGCTTCTTTTTCCGTCTGATCTAAGTCGACATGAGCCTGTGCGAAGCCTAAAATGGCTGCGCCTCGGGGGCTCCCGCGCACAGTTCGGCTTTAGATGCAGCTCACTTTGCGGTCTGCCAACCGCAGACCACTCGGTATTTTTGCGGCTTCCAGTTTGTGCTTCACTTAATTTGTGCCTCACTTAATTTGTGATTTTATTATNNNNNNNNNNTAACTTTAATTTGTCGTCCTCTAACTTTAATttgtgtagttttttttttttttttttttttttccccatggaCTAAATAGTCAACACTGTTCCGATGAGGGGGCCCTGCCAATcgttgccaaaaaaaaaaatggaaagtaaATGAAGCTCATCAAAcgataaaaaagaggaaggcAGCACCTATTCTATTTGGACGCGCCGAGCGGGGTGATAATAATTTCTAAGCATTTTAATGGATTTACCCCGTTATGCACTGCTTGTGGGCCCATTTGAAGATGAGGTTCTTGCGCGTAGGCGTTGTCGTGGTGCCTTGTGTACTAGGGGTCACATGGGCGTAGCGATAGAGGCGACAGTTGCGGTCGTGACGAGTGAGAGAGGAGAGCCGCTCAGTTCAGTGGTGACAGTTTTCCCCCACAACTGGACTTTGAAACGCTTCCTTTTCGCCACTcctgtttgtttatttatatatatatatatatatttttttttttttcttttttgttttttttttcttttttttgcatcgtTTAAGCAAATCGTTTTGTCGGCGGGGAGGGTCTGACGAGAGCGTTCGTCCAGTGGCGTCGCTTCCCCAGTTGGcagtttcttctttttgacAGTTACGCACCAAAGTTTGCGTCACCACAGTTGCAGCCTGGTTATGTACACTGTGACGTGTACAGTGCGGACGCCCCACGAAGGTTCACGCTGATATACATAAAGGGGggtgggaggaaaaaaaggaaagggcaAAGGAGAGGGCAAACGAAAGGCAAAGGATAGGGCAAAGGAGAGGACAAACGAAAGGCAAAGTATAGGACAAGCGAAAGGGCACTTCCACCCCCCCCTGAGAGTGAACATACCACATGTACGGATCATACGAACCAGTTGGGGAAAATAGCAAAgtcaaaataaaaggaaaaagaaaaaaaaaaaaaaacaatcgtCTACTCGGTCGACGGGTGGACCATTAGGAGGAACAGCAATTAAAATTTGTGTCCTAAGTGATTATCCGTTTAAACAATGGTATGATGCGTAGCTGTGGGGACGCtgccctcaaaaaaaaaaaaaaaaagaaaaaacacatcaCAGCGCAGCACACCATGGGTAATACAACCGAGTCCCGCAACGCAAGTGCCATAACTGGGCTTTGCCAAATGTACATCCCCcccacatgcacacacaaacaccTACACAGACAAACACCTACACAGACAAATACCTACAAACACATGACCCTTCTGTTCCCCTTCTCTCCACAGAACGAACGGAAGAATGGAGCCCCCAAGAGGATGAATAACTACCAGAAGAACAAGGAGAGGATCAAGAGGCTCAAGttggagggggagaagagaCGTGGCGAGACGGGAGGAACATGCGGAACAAACGAAACATACGAAGCACGCGGAACACGCGGAACCTGTGAGAGGGGCGAGTCTGCTCCGCGCGAGAGACTccccaatttgaaaaagtaCGCCCTGTGCATTGGGTATGTGGGCAGCAGGTACCACGGGTGCCAGGGGCAGGGAAAGGATTGCATGACTATCGAGAACGAGATCGAGAGGACCCTGATAAGGATGAATGCTGTGGGACGGGGTGGCTACAGGAAGGACTTCAACTTTTGCCAATCGCGCTCTGCCAGGACGGACTTGGGCGTGCACGCCTTGTACAACGTGTTTGTGTACCAGGTGGACTTGAGCTGTGGCCAAGCGGCCGGTGCAGCTGGGGGGGGCGATGTAATAGCGGCAGAGGTAGTAGCGGCAAACGGTGCAGCGGCAGAGGGAGTAGCGACAAACGCTGCCGCGAATGGTGACGCGGCAGGTGCGGCCCCCAACGCAGACGCCACCGCCCGAGAGGTTGCCACCCACAAGGCCGCCCTAgaggaacggaaaaaaaaggaaagaaagttTGTGCAGGTGCTGAACGAGCACCTGCCTGAAGACATTCGCTGCTTTGACATGTACAGAGTGACGAAGAGCTTCGACGCGAGGAAATTCTGCTCGTTCCGATTATACGAGTACCTGTTCCCCGTGTACGTTTTGAGTGAGGTGGCTGTGCGGGATGAGTACAGGGATGTGTTTGGCGAGGCTCTGCGTATGATCGACGGGCGCGTGGAGGAGCTTAAGAGGAGGAAgggcaaaggggggggccCCGAGGACGCGGCAGAGCAGAAGGGTGCAGAGGACGCGGCAGAGCAGAAGGGTGAAGGTGAAGTGGCTAAACGGAAAGGTGGGGAGGACGCGCTGAAACAAAATTGCTGCGACTTCGCGGCTGAGCAAAAGAGCTGGGACGACATCCTCACCgtgaaggaacaaaaagaagaactgACGGAAGAAGAACTGAACGCCTTCTTTGAGATCATCCAAAGCTACGCAGGGTATCACAACTTCCACTGCTTCACCAAAAACAAAGTGGAACAAACCACCTTCCGCTTCATCAAGTACTTAGACGTCAGTACAGTCAACCTGTACAACTACAACTTCGTGTCGGTGAAAATTTTAGGTCAGTCTTTCCTAATGCAccaaataagaaaaatgctAACCTTGGCTGTGGAGACTTTTCGAAAGGCTACATCTGTGAGCTCCATTTATTACTGTCTGAGGTCGGGGGAGTATGTACCCATTTCACTCTTCCCCGCTGAGGGTCTGATGCTCATTTGCCCCTACTTCAATGCGTACAACGAGAAGGTGTGCAACCCCCCACAGAGTCCCCCAATCTGCTTTGAGGAGAACGAGGAAGTTTTGAATTTCAAGCGGGACGTGGTCGCCAAGTGCATCatcgaaaaaatgcacacgaATGTGTAAGTTGGGTTGGTCGGCAGGGGACGGACCCCGTAACGAGTGGGACAAGCGCACTCTCGGCAATGGCCCACACATTTGCGTCCAGCTGGTCATACGGTCGTGTCCGGCTAGCCATACACTCCCGACCCAATgcccatttcccccccccgcaggtgGAAGGACTGGATGCTGAAGATGAACAAGCGCCCGTTCGCGTACCATTTCATGAGGGACAAACTAGGCGATGCGAAGCCAACCTGTGAGCGCAGCGACCAAGTATGACGCCGCGCAGAAAGTGAATGGGAGCGAGAAAGTGGAATTGGAAGCACCTAGTTCTTCTTCGGGGGGTCCATTTTTCACTGCAACGTTCCCACGAGGGCCAATTCGTTTTGGTGCCTTCCTACCTACTACTAATTACGTGTGTGCCCAGCTTTGTAAGTACCCTTTGACGATGTGCACGTGTCAATGTGCACGTGCCAATGTGCATGTGCCAACGCCGCCTTCCCCCCTCAGCGGGGACGCCTCAACAGTAACGCCTTTTAGCGTCTCCAGCTGTGCAGCTGTGCAGCTGTTTAACTGTCCAACTGTCCAACTGTCCAACTGTCCAACTGTCCACCTGTCCAACTGCCCATCTGTCCAATGTAACCAGCCCGCCACACCAGGGGAGGAACCCACGGGAAGAAGGACTGACTACACTGCGAGCATATGCCATAGGAGTTCATTTAAGTTGACGCCATTTTATCGATGCAATCTTTCGCGAGGAgcataaaggaaaaacatgCGGTGCAGGTTTCCCATAAGTGCAGCACGATGTGGTCACAAAAAAGGTCACTGCGCGCGATTTGGGAGGAACCTGTACAGATATACATTGTACGTATTGGCTCCCCCCTCTCCCTTTTAGGGATCCACTTTTCTGGGGGGTCACACTTTAATCAGAGTGAGGGTACCGTTGCTGGAGACAGTAACCAAGTGTGAGTTGGAGAGGAGGTAGGCATCCACAATGgtcgtcttttttttgttattcatGAATTTAGAGAAATTGAATCCGAGGTAGCCAAAATTGATTCCACCGATAATGACGCTTTGGTACGCTTCCTTGTCACTGTTTGCATCTGCCTCGTCTTCACTGTCACTTACCGTTTTGAATGGGTTCATGGAGTTGGAGGAAGTGCTGCTTTTCCTCACTTTAGGTGGTGTActgttattttctttcatgGTGGAGGTaggtttttcctttcctttttcttcactcgGGAGGGGTGTTAATGAGCCACTTTTCGCATCTGCGAGGGTTGGGTTCTGAGGGGAGTCGTTCGGGCTGTTGGGGTAGTATCCCAGGggttgctgctgctgctgttgctggTTTTTCTTCCCGGAGAAGCTGTTACTGGCATTGCCAACCCCGCTGATGCTTCCAACCCCGCTGATGCTGCCACCTCCGGCAAGGCTCGCCGCCGCATTGACACTGCTTCCATCCCCGAGGCTGCCTCCAATGGCACTAATATTGACAGGACCCGTGCTGACGTTGCTAACGTTGCTGGCGTTGTTGGTGTTGTTAGCGTTGTTAGCGTTGTTGGCGTTGTTGGCGCTGTTGAGCTTGTCCTCCCCTCCGGTGTTGCCCTGCTTTTTGGGGTAATTGGAGGAGAGGAAATAGGACAAGTTAAAGATGGATACCCCGTCGTTCTCgttgtcttctttttttttcttttcctttagttcgtttattttttcttcacagaTGCACTTGTTCGGGGGCACGTCATGCTTTATTTGGACCTCTTTGATGAGCGTTATTTCGAGGGCTGACTCGACTCGGTAGATGCGCagctgcaggggggggaagggaagaGATTGGGGTGTTGTCCCAGTTGGGGGGGGGCCACGGGTGCACTTGCTTACAACGGTGCTGTGACGCAACAGCGCAGTGCCGCAGTATCGCAACAGCGCAGTATCGGAACACCGCATCAACGCATCACCGCATCACCGCATCACCGCATCACCGCATCACCGCAACACCGCATCAGCGCAACACCGCCACACTGATGTACCACTCCTTACCCGTGCGTCGGCCAGAACAAGCAACTTGGTGACCAGATTTTTGCACACGAAGACCTTTAGGATGGGGACATCGAAGGCTCGGAAGAAATGCACCTTTTTGTAGACCTGGAGGTGCACTACATGGATGTAACCCAGCTGGTCTCCATAAAAAACGTAGGCATCTTGGGAGAAGCTATTTGAGCAGATTTTATGATTGAAAAGGTGCCAAAAGagtccttttttctttggtGTTTTGATCATAGTGCTGAGTTGATTGTTTCCCCTGGAGGGGTCGTCTTCTCCTCTCCGCTTGCTTTTTATCGATCTGagtttttctccctccaaGGGATTCTGCACAACTTTGTGGAGGTGGTTCCGAGATGATAGCCATGTACAGAACGTCGTAATGGAGTTACCGCTCTcgttgcttttccttttatttggctggattttattttcaggTAAGTTTCCGATGATGCACACGAGGGTTGGGTGAAGTACGCTTCGGTTCTCCAGCTTCTTAGCACCTGGTCGATTGGTCAGTTCGTACCTCCCATAGGCATGGCTGTTACAGTTGCTATGGCTGATGTAGTTGCCATGGCTGATGTAGTTACCATGGTTGACGTAGTTGCCACTGTTGTTATTACTGCTGCTGATGGTGACACCCTTTTCGCTGAACGAATTGGGACCCACGTCAGAAGCCCCAACAGGGATCTTCCCCTTTAAGAATTGCTTCTCCTCGTTGGTCAAAATAGAACACAAGTCCCAAACACAGAGACACACACTGTCCGCCAGGTCCTCAACAGTccgcaattttttgttactctTAAAAAACATACCATTCTGAGCGTCGAAGTGGAAAAAGGAGGATTTGAAGtaggtttttttctttttaaatacatGTAGATTGAAGAATGCATCGATGTGattaattttgcttttctggATCATGTTTGCTTGTGGATTAcgattatttttgtttttttgttcccgCTTCTGTGGTGagaaattttctttcttatCCGGATGAGCTACATCACTTTGGAAGATCTCGGAGGGGGCGAAGTTCGAGATGGATAGGCTCTTGTGCGCCTCACTGGGGCGCTCCTCCTGCGCGGTAATGCTTAGTTCGGGACGGCCGTGGGCGTTGCCTTCTTCGGTGAGCAGCTGAGCAGTGCGTTGCTCACTGCGCTGCTCGGTGCGTTGCTTCTCCTGCGGCTCGCTAACCTCCTGGCTGCGCCGCAAATGCTCGTCGATTCTCGCAAAGTCCGCGTCGATGAAGACTGTATGGTTGCTCACCGAGTTGGGGCTCACCCCCTTTCCGATGCTGACCAAGTAGAAGGTGGTGTCGTCCAGAGACCTCACATCTATCACCTCGTCGTGTAGTTTTACCACACACATGGCTTCCCTTATGATGTAACTGCCCTTCCTGCAGTACCGACGTGCCCTCCACCGTCTCCGCACcttcctttcccttcttcCCTCGCCTGAGGCCTTTTTCTTATtgttcttcaaaaaattatccttaaagaagttttttatttttttgtttccttcctTTATCTTGCTTCCGAAGTTGGCGCTTTCGTTGTGTTCCTcgttctttttgtttttcccatcTGG is part of the Plasmodium cynomolgi strain B DNA, chromosome 1, whole genome shotgun sequence genome and encodes:
- a CDS encoding pseudouridylate synthase 1 (putative), with protein sequence MTLLFPFSPQNERKNGAPKRMNNYQKNKERIKRLKLEGEKRRGETGGTCGTNETYEARGTRGTCERGESAPRERLPNLKKYALCIGYVGSRYHGCQGQGKDCMTIENEIERTLIRMNAVGRGGEDALKQNCCDFAAEQKSWDDILTVKEQKEELTEEELNAFFEIIQSYAGYHNFHCFTKNKVEQTTFRFIKYLDVSTVNLYNYNFVSVKILGQSFLMHQIRKMLTLAVETFRKATSVSSIYYCLRSGEYVPISLFPAEGLMLICPYFNAYNEKVCNPPQSPPICFEENEEVLNFKRDVVAKCIIEKMHTNVWKDWMLKMNKRPFAYHFMRDKLGDAKPTCERSDQV